The following are from one region of the Dreissena polymorpha isolate Duluth1 chromosome 2, UMN_Dpol_1.0, whole genome shotgun sequence genome:
- the LOC127868930 gene encoding uncharacterized protein LOC127868930, translating to MLKIGKQLFYLADEGQSHGKGANAVVSQVHHYLNTYGLGEQHAHFQRDNFCGQNKNNIVIWYLLWRVLVGLHRIITLSFMLIRHTKFTPDWHFGILKLKWRNFNAEMLSDVAASVGLSSSTSHNIRQLDVVRREFLYNWYMGGNSVHDFYNLMSKKDNDTLLKLCLYVYHLLNKIG from the exons GAAAGCAGCTGTTTTACCTCGCAGACGAAGGCCAGTCACATGGTAAAGGTGCAAATGCTGTGGTCAGCCAGGTTCACCACTACCTCAACACATACGGTCTTGGCGAACAGCATGCTCACTTTCAGCGTGACAACTTttgcggccaaaataaaaacaacatagtcatctggtaccttctgtggagagttcttgtag gtttacacagaatcatcacactaagctttatgttgataagacaTACAAAGTTTACACCAGATTGGCACTTTGGCATCTTGAAGTTAAAGTGGAG aaacttcaatgcagaaatgttgtCTGATGTCGCTGCGTCTGTGGGGTTATCGTCAAGTACGAGCCACAACATCCGTCAGCTTGACGTTGTCCGTAGAGAATTTCTATATAACTGGTATATGGGTGGAAATTCTGTACATGACTTTTATAATCTGATGAGCAAAAAAGATAATGACACactattgaaattgtgtttgtatgtgtatcatcttttgaacaaaattggatag